From the Deltaproteobacteria bacterium genome, the window CCCGGATGTTCTACGGAGACAATTTTCACTTCGGTTATTTCCCGACCGGAAGTGAAACCTTTGAAGAGGCGTTGAACGCCCATACTGACCTTGTCTGCCAGATGGCCCGCCTTGATGAGGCGCGGAACGTCCTGGATATCGGTTGCGGCATTGGCAGTCCGGCTGTGCGGGTTGCCAAGCGGCACAGCTGTTCCCTGACAGGGATCAATATCAGCCGCGAACAGGTGAGGCAGGGGAGAGAGCTTGTCGCCAAAAATGGTTTGACCGACCGGATTTCGCTTCGGGAGGGGAATGCCCTTGACCTTCCCTTTGACCAGGATTCCTTTGACGCCATTCTCTGTCTGGAGGTGGCCGGTGATATCTGTGTGACGCCCGAACAGAAGACGCAACTCATCGCTGAGATGCACCGGGTCCTGAAACCGGGCGGTTGGCTTGGGTTCTCGGACCTTGTCTTTACCGGCCTCCCCAGCCGTGAAGAGGAAAAGGCGATGAGGATGGTCCTTTATCACAAGGGGGAAGAGCTGGTGACCGACTGGCCAGCCCTTTTTGAAAAACAGGGTTTCACCATTCGTCAGAAGATGGATATCCTCCCGCAGACGATGAAGACCTGGGAACATTCGCTGGCGGTCTATCAACAGAACACAGAAATTGTAAACCGTCGTTACGGCAAAAAGATTGCTCAAAAGACCCAGCAACACCTCCGGCAGATCCCTGAAATTCTGGCCAAACATGGTTCGTTTGTCGTCCTTTCGGTTCAGAAATAGGAACCCTTTTTCCCTTTATCCCTCCCTTGTTCATTTTAATTGTTATAGTCTGTTGTTAGTCTTGACTAATTATTAGTTAAAACTTATACTGATCTTGTGAAGGTTAAGTTTTTCTTGCTCAGTTCTGGCCGAAGTCCTGTTGAAGAGTTTTTACGGGAACAATCGGAGGAGATTCGGTCTAATTTTGTGGATGCGACAGCTCTTTTAGTTTCGGGCCAGACGCTTTCGATGCCTTTGGCTCGTCATCTTTCGGGAATCTATCCTGGGATCTATGAGCTTCGTATGAAAGACAGGAATGGTCAGATAAGGATTTTTTATTTTATCAAGAAGGGAGAGGCGATTTATATGCTTCATGCGATGCGTAAAAAAACTCGGGAAATTCCGAAAAGAGATATTGAACTGGTCTTAAAAAGAATCAAGGAGGTGTAACATGGCCTGGAAAGAGGTGTCTGTTGAAGAGATTGCTGATTCCCTTGGCATTAGCGTTGGGGAAGTGCGTGCCAAACAAGACCTCATTCGCCTGATCGTCAAATTGAGGAAGGCTAAAAAACTTTCGCAGTATGATCTTGCAAAGAAAATTGGAGTGACACAGGGCCGTGTTGCCCAGATTGAATCAGGTGTTGGGACGGTCAGGGTTAGTTTTGATGTCCTCCTGAATACTTTGTCGATACTTGGGTATGGTTTCAGGATCATTCCCAAGAAGGCCGCGTAGTTTTTTATTTTGTTTCAACGGACAAAATTTGTTACACTAAACCTCTCTAATGCGCGAACACCTCAAGGAGTATATTGAAGGAAGCCAGACGACCAGCGTTCGGGGTTTGAGGATTCTGCTCGAATACTTTCATGCGACTGAGGTCTTTGAGCCGATTCAAAGGGAGAAGATCAAGATTGTTTCCGTCTTCGGCTCGGCCCGGACAAAAAAGATCGATTCCAATTTTCGTCTGGCCCACCAGTTGGGGGGGCTCCTTTACAACGCCGGTTTTGCGGTCGTGACCGGCGCCAGTCAGGGGATCATGGAGGCGGCCAATCAGGGGGTGGCCGATGCGATCGCCCACCATCTCCTTAAGGGAAGAAAAGGGATCAGTCTGGAGCAGGTTCGGGAGACCGCCCCCTACCAGCGGCTCCTGAAGAAACGCTCCGCCGGTTTGAAGATCACGCTTCCTTTTGAGGCCCAAAACAATCCCTACATCGGTCTGGGGGCGACGTTCCATTATTTTATGGTCCGCAAATTCTTTTTTGCCTCCTTGTCCAGCGGTTTCATCGCCTGCGAGGGAGGGTGGGGGACGCGGGACGAGCTCTACGAGATGCTGACCCTTGTTCAAACGGG encodes:
- a CDS encoding LOG family protein → MREHLKEYIEGSQTTSVRGLRILLEYFHATEVFEPIQREKIKIVSVFGSARTKKIDSNFRLAHQLGGLLYNAGFAVVTGASQGIMEAANQGVADAIAHHLLKGRKGISLEQVRETAPYQRLLKKRSAGLKITLPFEAQNNPYIGLGATFHYFMVRKFFFASLSSGFIACEGGWGTRDELYEMLTLVQTGKAPLMPIIYLSENPEHIKNDLEYTRRRKYIDPQDVGLIHFAKTPREAVTVLKRFYNNVDQIHYEKEQTVVIELKGKIPFRLRQRVEKKASEIGSKLGHLVWGNHPWGKNRLTLERYCPSSYSHLRGIIDLLNSV
- a CDS encoding helix-turn-helix domain-containing protein — encoded protein: MAWKEVSVEEIADSLGISVGEVRAKQDLIRLIVKLRKAKKLSQYDLAKKIGVTQGRVAQIESGVGTVRVSFDVLLNTLSILGYGFRIIPKKAA
- a CDS encoding type II toxin-antitoxin system RelE/ParE family toxin, producing the protein MKVKFFLLSSGRSPVEEFLREQSEEIRSNFVDATALLVSGQTLSMPLARHLSGIYPGIYELRMKDRNGQIRIFYFIKKGEAIYMLHAMRKKTREIPKRDIELVLKRIKEV
- a CDS encoding methyltransferase domain-containing protein; translated protein: MADTYRQSGLKGCLRKISAAISMNLPLLFLGRRTNKSVGAYFDLITDDARMFYGDNFHFGYFPTGSETFEEALNAHTDLVCQMARLDEARNVLDIGCGIGSPAVRVAKRHSCSLTGINISREQVRQGRELVAKNGLTDRISLREGNALDLPFDQDSFDAILCLEVAGDICVTPEQKTQLIAEMHRVLKPGGWLGFSDLVFTGLPSREEEKAMRMVLYHKGEELVTDWPALFEKQGFTIRQKMDILPQTMKTWEHSLAVYQQNTEIVNRRYGKKIAQKTQQHLRQIPEILAKHGSFVVLSVQK